The sequence GCCTCGAAAGCCTTGCCCACTTCCCACGGGCGGCCGAGCTTCTTGGCTTCGCCCTGAAGGTCGCGACGGGTCATGTCGAGGCCGACGCCATAGCCCCAGACGTGATCAAGGGCAGACTCGACCGGGATGTTCACCCCGCCCTTGCCGATGGCAACCAGCATTTCCAGCTCGTAATGCACATCGCTGGACTTGTCGGGATAGGGGAAGGTGCCGTCGACAATGACGTTGTCGGGGTTCTTCTGGAAGAAGAAGGGCGGCTCCTTGTTGGGATCATGCCCCATCTCGATCGCGTGCTCGGCGTAGTTGCGGCCGACGCAGTAGATGCGGTGGATCGGGAACAGCTTGTCCGAGCCTTCGACGGGCAGCGTCGGAATGCCAGGAGGCGTAATCACATAGGTGGAAGTGTCGATAGGCGCGTT comes from Ancylobacter polymorphus and encodes:
- a CDS encoding fumarylacetoacetate hydrolase family protein, yielding MNAPIDTSTYVITPPGIPTLPVEGSDKLFPIHRIYCVGRNYAEHAIEMGHDPNKEPPFFFQKNPDNVIVDGTFPYPDKSSDVHYELEMLVAIGKGGVNIPVESALDHVWGYGVGLDMTRRDLQGEAKKLGRPWEVGKAFEASAPCSALVPASAIGHPAAGKVWLNVNGTQRQVGDLNQMIWKVPEMISYLSGLFELQPGDVIMSGTPAGVGAIVRGDVMEGGVDGVGTLTVKVV